In Streptomyces capitiformicae, one genomic interval encodes:
- a CDS encoding GntR family transcriptional regulator produces MTDMQVQRHAPIREQVANILRDAIVDQRLTPGQLLVERELCEMTSASRASVREALRQLQAEGLVESHNGRGTSVTVISTATARHVYQVRSSLEGLAARLFAEHASDQDRAAFRAAVTELAEETAKGADAAALLKAKSRAYDVLFRGCGNPVLHQTVQTLQHRVTRLRALTLAQEGRAERSADEVTAIADAVDARDGEAAQAAAMTHVEEAARVMLAAAEGPPSH; encoded by the coding sequence ATGACCGACATGCAGGTGCAACGACATGCCCCCATCCGCGAGCAGGTCGCGAACATCCTGCGGGACGCCATCGTCGATCAGCGGCTGACACCCGGGCAGCTGCTCGTCGAACGCGAGCTGTGCGAGATGACCTCGGCCAGCCGCGCCTCGGTGCGCGAGGCTCTACGGCAGTTGCAGGCCGAAGGGCTGGTCGAGTCGCACAACGGCCGCGGTACCAGCGTCACGGTCATCTCCACCGCGACCGCCCGGCACGTCTATCAGGTGCGGTCATCCCTCGAGGGACTGGCCGCCCGGCTCTTCGCCGAGCACGCGAGCGACCAGGACCGGGCCGCCTTCCGGGCGGCCGTCACCGAGCTGGCCGAGGAGACCGCGAAGGGTGCGGACGCCGCCGCTCTCCTGAAGGCCAAGTCCAGGGCGTACGACGTGTTGTTCCGGGGTTGCGGCAATCCCGTCCTGCACCAGACCGTGCAGACGCTCCAGCATCGCGTGACCCGGCTGAGGGCGCTGACTCTCGCCCAGGAAGGCCGGGCGGAGCGCAGCGCGGACGAGGTGACCGCGATCGCGGACGCCGTCGACGCACGCGACGGAGAGGCGGCCCAGGCCGCCGCCATGACTCATGTCGAGGAGGCCGCGCGCGTCATGCTCGCGGCCGCCGAGGGCCCGCCTTCGCACTGA
- a CDS encoding carboxymuconolactone decarboxylase family protein has protein sequence MDTTDRLAAGDAMRRQVLGDEHVNRSRANASPFSRPLQDLVTEYCWGAVWTRPGLEPATRSLLNIGMLTALGKPDELRLHVRGALNNGCAVEQIQEVLLQAAIYCGVPAALEASRAAQQVIAELGDE, from the coding sequence ATGGATACGACCGATCGGCTGGCCGCGGGTGACGCCATGCGGCGTCAAGTGCTCGGCGACGAGCACGTCAACCGCTCGCGCGCCAACGCGAGCCCCTTCAGCCGGCCGCTCCAGGACCTCGTCACCGAGTACTGCTGGGGAGCGGTCTGGACTCGTCCCGGCCTCGAACCGGCCACCCGGAGCCTGCTCAACATCGGGATGCTGACGGCGCTGGGCAAGCCCGACGAACTGCGGCTGCACGTACGCGGAGCGCTCAACAACGGCTGCGCCGTGGAGCAGATCCAGGAAGTGCTGCTCCAGGCGGCCATCTACTGCGGGGTCCCGGCCGCGCTGGAGGCCTCGCGCGCCGCGCAGCAGGTCATCGCGGAGCTGGGAGATGAGTGA
- a CDS encoding NAD(P)-dependent oxidoreductase, which translates to MSELPEKTRAAALAGLGKMGAPMARRLVSAGYAVHGYDVDERLRVALAADGLTPVASVDELADAAEDIILMLPNSDIVDQVAERIAAAVRSGARCRRIIDMSSSEPGRTRRLAPRLAESGIELVDAPVSGGVGGAVAGTLTLMVGGTAEQYERVRPLLEPLGSSIVHVGPVGAGHAIKALNNLMSACSMLITAEAMTVATRFGMDPATALAVVNSASGRSGSTEAKFPKFVLTGTFDSGFTAALMAKDVGIATLLGKDLAVELPLAEAVQARWRELAAELAPDADHTEIVRPLEARHGVSIRAASHVGD; encoded by the coding sequence ATGAGTGAGTTGCCCGAGAAGACGCGGGCCGCCGCCCTTGCCGGACTCGGCAAGATGGGCGCCCCGATGGCCCGACGCCTGGTCTCGGCCGGCTACGCCGTCCACGGCTACGACGTCGACGAACGGCTCCGGGTCGCTCTCGCGGCGGACGGACTGACCCCGGTGGCGTCGGTCGACGAACTGGCGGACGCGGCCGAGGACATCATCCTGATGCTGCCCAACAGCGACATCGTGGACCAGGTCGCTGAGCGCATCGCCGCCGCCGTGCGGTCCGGCGCCCGCTGCAGGCGGATCATCGACATGAGCTCCTCCGAGCCGGGCCGCACACGCCGACTCGCCCCGCGTCTGGCCGAGTCGGGCATCGAACTCGTCGACGCGCCGGTCTCCGGCGGCGTCGGCGGTGCCGTGGCCGGCACGCTGACCCTCATGGTGGGTGGGACGGCGGAGCAGTACGAGCGGGTCCGGCCGCTCCTCGAACCGCTCGGTTCGTCGATCGTGCACGTCGGCCCAGTCGGTGCCGGACACGCCATCAAGGCGCTGAACAACCTGATGTCGGCGTGCAGCATGCTCATCACCGCAGAGGCCATGACCGTCGCGACACGCTTCGGCATGGACCCGGCCACCGCACTCGCCGTAGTCAACTCGGCGAGTGGTCGCAGCGGCTCCACCGAGGCCAAGTTTCCCAAGTTCGTGCTGACCGGGACCTTCGACTCCGGCTTCACCGCGGCGCTCATGGCGAAGGACGTCGGAATCGCCACTCTGCTCGGCAAGGACCTGGCCGTCGAGCTGCCGCTCGCCGAGGCGGTGCAGGCACGCTGGCGCGAACTGGCTGCCGAACTGGCGCCCGATGCCGACCACACAGAGATCGTCCGCCCGCTGGAGGCACGTCACGGTGTCAGCATCCGCGCCGCCTCGCACGTCGGTGACTGA
- a CDS encoding N-acyl homoserine lactonase family protein encodes MTDSWEAFAVRFGRHRLRRSAFYLNYAGYGEPDDDVTMDYYFWVIRGPAGTIVVDTGFAPEVGRRRGREVLADPMELLGRLGVDASTVRTVVVTHAHYDHIGNLARFPSAEVVMSRREHEFWQGPFAVRGHFAIPTETAELRHLSSLRTTGRLTLVEETYQLAPGVELLEVGGHTPGQLVVLVRGAGGTVALASDAIHTYEEYERDRPFGIVADVPAMYRAYDRIRELEQQGVRVVAGHDPDVMTRFTPYFTDTVCRLL; translated from the coding sequence GTGACTGACTCCTGGGAGGCCTTCGCCGTCCGCTTCGGCCGTCACAGGCTGCGGCGGAGCGCCTTCTACCTGAACTACGCCGGATACGGCGAGCCCGACGACGACGTCACGATGGACTACTACTTCTGGGTAATCCGTGGCCCCGCCGGAACCATCGTGGTCGACACCGGCTTCGCCCCCGAGGTAGGCAGGCGTCGGGGACGCGAGGTCCTGGCCGATCCGATGGAACTGCTGGGCCGACTCGGCGTGGACGCGTCGACGGTGCGCACGGTGGTCGTGACGCATGCCCACTACGACCACATCGGCAACCTCGCCCGCTTCCCCTCCGCCGAGGTGGTGATGAGCCGCCGCGAACACGAGTTCTGGCAGGGGCCGTTCGCGGTCCGGGGGCACTTCGCGATCCCCACGGAGACCGCGGAACTCCGCCATCTCTCGAGTCTGCGCACGACGGGCAGGCTGACCCTCGTCGAGGAGACGTATCAACTGGCTCCGGGCGTCGAGCTTTTGGAGGTCGGCGGACACACTCCCGGTCAGCTCGTCGTCCTGGTGCGCGGGGCGGGCGGCACCGTGGCGCTGGCTTCCGACGCGATCCACACGTACGAGGAGTACGAACGGGACCGTCCCTTCGGGATCGTGGCCGACGTGCCCGCGATGTACCGGGCCTACGACCGCATCCGGGAGCTGGAACAGCAGGGCGTCAGGGTCGTGGCCGGCCACGACCCTGACGTCATGACCCGCTTCACTCCCTACTTCACGGACACCGTCTGCCGCCTGCTCTAG
- a CDS encoding transposase family protein yields the protein MCSPSSPRPRCPDCPNRLIGDCPSAKRGGEVVLIDGTLVATVRGSGRDNRPNYSGKHRRHGLHFLALTDEQGRLNWIFAARPGHTHDITAARLDPILKHLRAAGLGALPDLGFLDLDDNTDAPVVVTAYKATRARKLTDGQKDANRLLAAGRAPVEHSFADVKASHTLTKLGTDPARATDLLRALLVLTHLEINLRPMIESVGSRPRSA from the coding sequence GTGTGCTCGCCGAGTTCGCCAAGGCCTCGGTGTCCCGACTGTCCGAACCGGTTGATAGGCGACTGCCCGAGCGCCAAGCGGGGCGGCGAGGTTGTCCTGATTGACGGCACCCTGGTGGCCACCGTGCGCGGCAGCGGACGCGACAACCGGCCCAACTACTCGGGAAAACACCGACGTCACGGCCTGCACTTCCTCGCGCTGACCGACGAGCAGGGCCGCCTGAACTGGATCTTCGCGGCCCGCCCCGGACACACCCACGACATCACCGCCGCTCGCCTCGACCCCATCCTCAAACACCTGCGGGCCGCTGGCCTCGGCGCCCTGCCCGACCTCGGCTTCCTCGACCTGGACGACAACACCGACGCCCCGGTCGTCGTCACCGCCTACAAGGCCACCCGCGCGCGCAAGCTCACCGACGGTCAGAAGGACGCCAACCGGCTCCTGGCCGCCGGTCGCGCTCCCGTCGAGCACAGCTTCGCCGACGTCAAGGCGAGTCACACGCTCACCAAGCTCGGCACCGACCCCGCCCGCGCCACCGACCTCCTGCGCGCGCTCCTCGTACTGACGCACCTCGAGATCAACTTACGACCGATGATCGAGAGCGTCGGCAGCCGCCCGCGATCTGCGTGA
- the purU gene encoding formyltetrahydrofolate deformylase, translating to MSTAFTLKFACDDRPGIVSRVTTGLAAIGCNIQEASHFNDQLTGRFFCRLAFTVPAGVTETTVRENVSDGLTQLAATWSVTGDRSRMRVLIMASKLDHCLADLLYRWRIGELPMDVVGVVSNHPREVYQHIDLSDVPFHHLPVTKENKPEQEAKLLAIVDEYEVDLVVLARYMQILSDELSASLAGRCINIHHSFLPGFKGAKPYHQAYERGVKLIGATAHYVTGDLDEGPIIAQDVEPVTHRDTPEQLVRKGRDIERRVLARAVRHHLESRVLLNGRTTVVFPD from the coding sequence ATGTCCACCGCTTTCACTCTAAAGTTCGCCTGCGACGACCGGCCCGGCATCGTCAGCCGGGTCACCACGGGCCTCGCCGCGATCGGCTGCAACATCCAGGAGGCCAGCCACTTCAACGATCAGCTCACCGGCCGGTTCTTCTGCCGACTCGCCTTCACCGTCCCGGCCGGAGTGACCGAAACCACCGTCCGGGAGAACGTCTCCGACGGTCTCACCCAGCTGGCAGCCACTTGGTCGGTGACCGGGGACCGGTCCCGTATGCGGGTCCTCATCATGGCCTCGAAGCTCGATCACTGCCTCGCGGACCTGCTCTACCGGTGGCGTATCGGCGAGTTGCCGATGGATGTGGTCGGCGTGGTGTCCAACCATCCCCGCGAGGTCTACCAGCACATCGACCTGTCCGACGTCCCGTTCCATCACCTGCCGGTGACCAAGGAGAACAAGCCGGAGCAGGAAGCCAAACTGCTCGCGATCGTCGACGAGTATGAGGTCGACCTCGTGGTCCTCGCCCGCTACATGCAGATCCTGTCGGACGAGCTGTCCGCCAGCCTGGCAGGCCGCTGCATCAACATCCACCACTCGTTCCTGCCGGGCTTCAAGGGCGCCAAGCCCTACCACCAGGCGTACGAGCGCGGGGTGAAGCTGATCGGGGCGACAGCGCACTACGTCACCGGCGACCTAGATGAGGGCCCGATCATCGCCCAGGACGTCGAGCCCGTCACCCACCGGGACACGCCCGAGCAACTGGTCCGCAAGGGGCGGGACATCGAGCGGCGCGTGCTGGCCAGGGCTGTCCGCCATCATCTGGAGAGCCGAGTGCTCCTCAACGGACGTACGACCGTGGTCTTTCCGGACTGA
- a CDS encoding aminomethyl transferase family protein has translation MRTPPEGYAWSRFGQPEYTDWLDESMSWKDACYIGDWSFLWQHRITGPDALTMLGDITVNTLANFALGQSKHAIHTNQDGKVIHEGILTRFGDEEFMLHGRGGFWVRNYLGTTDYDVKVERDDWFILQVSGPNSVKLLEKVSGSSNLRETKFMWVNSLKIADHELYALRQGMAGEIGFELQGPMAAKQDVYDAILEAGQEFGIRKLGARATMINHLEACFPTIATDYIPAIFDEDMKSYREFFTSSMPSFAQPAYIAGSYDGAEISDYYRSPVELGWARNINFDHDFLGREALEAEKAAPRRVMRTLVWNGNDVADVFASMFRPGEHYPFMDMPRDQRGFMWADKVTAGDDLVGIATSRGYSYYYRQMLSLCTVDVAHSEPGTQVTVHWGEPGGPQKAIRATVAAAPYKPDRRRADLHQA, from the coding sequence ATGCGCACTCCACCGGAGGGCTACGCCTGGAGCCGGTTCGGACAGCCCGAGTACACCGACTGGCTCGACGAGAGCATGTCCTGGAAGGACGCCTGCTACATCGGGGACTGGTCGTTCCTGTGGCAGCACCGGATCACCGGCCCCGACGCGCTCACCATGCTCGGCGACATCACCGTCAACACCCTCGCGAACTTCGCCCTCGGCCAGTCCAAGCACGCCATCCACACCAACCAGGACGGCAAGGTCATCCACGAGGGCATCCTCACCCGCTTCGGCGACGAGGAGTTCATGCTGCACGGCCGCGGTGGCTTCTGGGTCCGCAACTACCTGGGCACGACCGACTACGACGTCAAGGTGGAGCGGGACGACTGGTTCATCCTCCAGGTCTCCGGCCCCAATTCGGTGAAGCTCCTCGAAAAGGTCTCGGGCTCATCGAACCTGCGCGAGACCAAGTTCATGTGGGTCAACTCCCTGAAGATCGCCGACCACGAGTTGTACGCGCTGCGGCAAGGCATGGCCGGGGAAATCGGCTTCGAGCTCCAGGGCCCCATGGCCGCCAAGCAGGACGTCTACGACGCCATCCTCGAGGCCGGCCAGGAGTTCGGGATCCGCAAGCTCGGTGCCCGCGCCACCATGATCAACCACCTGGAGGCGTGCTTCCCGACCATCGCCACCGACTACATCCCTGCCATCTTCGACGAGGACATGAAGAGCTACCGCGAGTTCTTCACCTCCTCCATGCCGTCCTTCGCGCAGCCGGCCTACATCGCCGGTTCCTACGACGGCGCCGAGATCAGCGACTACTACCGCAGCCCGGTGGAGCTGGGCTGGGCCCGCAACATCAACTTCGACCACGACTTCCTGGGCCGCGAGGCGCTGGAGGCGGAGAAGGCCGCGCCCCGGCGCGTCATGCGGACCCTGGTGTGGAACGGCAACGACGTGGCGGACGTCTTCGCGTCGATGTTCCGACCGGGCGAGCACTACCCGTTCATGGACATGCCCCGTGACCAGCGCGGCTTCATGTGGGCGGACAAGGTCACCGCCGGCGACGACCTCGTTGGGATCGCCACCTCCCGCGGCTACAGCTACTACTACCGGCAAATGCTCTCGCTATGCACTGTCGACGTCGCGCACAGCGAGCCGGGCACCCAGGTCACCGTCCACTGGGGAGAGCCCGGCGGACCGCAGAAGGCGATCCGGGCGACCGTCGCCGCCGCGCCCTACAAGCCCGACCGGCGCCGCGCCGACCTGCATCAAGCGTGA
- a CDS encoding amidohydrolase family protein translates to MPDYARIATEEAFAPPELLDLWRDMIKRNDHGDPGFDSLMGFYVNHRSARTDFILERLPDLGERRLADMDAAGVDRQVISLTSPGTQILPRSEAVAIAELANNRLAEAIRSHPDRFSGLTAVAPQDPEHAAREIERGHRDLGLKGVIINSHTRGEYLDDPKFWPIFEAAEAHDTPIYLHPNTPSPAMIGPLLEAGLDGAIYGFAVETGMHLLRIITSGVFDRFPRLKIVVGHLGEALPFWLYRLDYMHEATVRAKRYPVIKPLQRKVSDYLRENVWVTTSGMPWAPAIMFCREVLGAGRVLYAMDYPYQYAPDEVTAQDDLPLGTAGLKAFFQTTAENLFQLR, encoded by the coding sequence ATGCCTGACTACGCACGCATCGCCACCGAGGAGGCGTTCGCTCCGCCGGAACTCCTCGATCTGTGGCGGGACATGATCAAGCGGAACGATCACGGCGACCCGGGATTCGACAGCCTGATGGGCTTCTACGTCAACCACCGAAGCGCACGCACCGACTTCATCCTCGAACGCCTCCCCGACCTCGGCGAGCGACGGCTGGCCGACATGGACGCCGCGGGCGTCGACCGCCAGGTCATCTCGCTCACCTCCCCCGGCACGCAGATCCTGCCGCGGTCCGAGGCGGTCGCCATCGCCGAACTCGCCAACAACCGGCTCGCCGAGGCGATCCGCAGCCACCCCGACCGCTTCAGCGGCCTCACCGCCGTCGCCCCACAGGACCCGGAGCACGCCGCCCGCGAGATCGAACGCGGCCATCGTGACCTGGGGCTGAAGGGCGTCATCATCAACTCGCACACCCGAGGCGAGTACTTGGACGACCCCAAGTTCTGGCCCATCTTCGAGGCGGCCGAGGCCCACGACACCCCGATCTACCTCCACCCCAACACGCCTTCCCCCGCGATGATCGGGCCACTGCTGGAAGCGGGTCTGGACGGCGCGATCTACGGCTTCGCCGTCGAGACCGGCATGCACCTGCTGCGCATCATCACTTCCGGCGTCTTCGACCGCTTCCCACGCCTCAAGATCGTCGTCGGACACCTCGGCGAAGCCCTTCCGTTCTGGCTCTACCGCCTGGACTACATGCACGAGGCCACCGTCCGCGCCAAGCGCTACCCCGTCATCAAGCCCCTCCAGCGCAAGGTCAGCGACTACCTGCGGGAGAACGTCTGGGTCACCACCAGCGGCATGCCCTGGGCCCCCGCGATCATGTTCTGCCGCGAAGTCCTCGGAGCCGGCCGGGTGCTGTACGCCATGGACTACCCGTACCAGTACGCCCCGGACGAGGTCACCGCCCAGGACGACCTCCCGCTCGGCACCGCCGGGCTGAAGGCCTTCTTCCAGACCACCGCCGAGAATCTCTTCCAGCTCCGCTGA
- a CDS encoding aldehyde dehydrogenase family protein — MSATRASVLVGGEEVTTGFAPVLNPARISEVVGEFALGGAGEIDLAARAAASAFPGWAALSPAERAAYLVKAADALEAEVPELAALLTREVGKVLHESYGDAGGAPRLLRYFAGLAEDIAAAEEPAELPWPGRAVTRHVPMGPVGVIAPWNTPVFLAFMSIGPALMAGNPVIVKPPEEAPLALSRAVAVLADALPSGVVGRVPGLGPDAGAALSEHPAVRRLMFTGSVATGSRVLASAAPTIKNVTLELGGNDPALVLHDAVIDETMLRELVAGVFGLSGQICYNVKRIYVHRSRLAEFTDGFTELVSRIRVGEGSDPRATIGPVTTRAQYHRVLALRDATAAAGAKVTVVGEQLDPFGWNEGYFILPSVVTDIAPDAPLVTEEQFGPIVPILPFDDEEEAVRLANSTDYGLAASVWSADTDRAWALARRLEAGTAFVNVHRVGASPMSVPFGGIKHSGIGRTHGLTSVLECMEQQAVVTYDDPSLLPGTDHWNTLLRAAEGADDHA; from the coding sequence ATGAGCGCGACCCGCGCATCCGTCCTGGTCGGCGGCGAGGAGGTCACCACCGGGTTCGCGCCGGTGCTCAATCCGGCGCGGATCAGCGAGGTCGTCGGCGAGTTCGCCCTGGGCGGGGCCGGGGAGATCGACCTCGCGGCCCGCGCGGCGGCGTCCGCCTTCCCCGGCTGGGCCGCGCTGAGCCCGGCCGAGCGTGCCGCGTACCTGGTGAAGGCCGCCGACGCGCTGGAGGCCGAGGTTCCCGAGCTGGCCGCGCTGCTCACCCGCGAGGTGGGCAAGGTGCTGCACGAGTCGTACGGCGACGCGGGCGGCGCGCCCCGGCTGCTGCGGTACTTCGCGGGGCTGGCCGAGGACATCGCCGCCGCCGAGGAACCGGCCGAACTCCCTTGGCCGGGCCGCGCGGTGACCCGGCATGTGCCGATGGGCCCGGTCGGGGTCATCGCGCCGTGGAACACCCCGGTGTTCCTGGCGTTCATGTCGATCGGCCCGGCCCTGATGGCGGGCAACCCGGTGATCGTCAAGCCGCCGGAGGAGGCTCCGCTGGCCCTGAGCCGGGCCGTCGCGGTACTCGCCGACGCCCTCCCGTCCGGAGTCGTCGGCCGCGTACCCGGGCTCGGCCCGGACGCGGGTGCCGCGCTGTCCGAACATCCCGCCGTGCGGCGGCTGATGTTCACCGGCTCGGTCGCGACCGGGTCCCGAGTGCTGGCGTCCGCCGCGCCGACCATCAAGAACGTCACGCTCGAACTCGGCGGAAACGACCCGGCGTTGGTTCTGCATGACGCGGTCATCGACGAGACGATGCTCCGCGAGCTGGTCGCCGGCGTGTTCGGCCTCAGCGGGCAGATCTGCTACAACGTTAAGCGGATCTACGTCCACCGCAGCCGCCTCGCCGAATTCACCGACGGGTTCACGGAGTTGGTCTCGCGGATCCGGGTGGGCGAGGGCAGCGACCCCCGGGCCACCATCGGGCCGGTCACCACCCGTGCCCAGTACCACCGCGTGCTCGCCCTGCGCGACGCCACCGCGGCCGCCGGCGCCAAGGTCACCGTCGTCGGCGAGCAGTTGGACCCCTTCGGCTGGAACGAGGGCTACTTCATCCTCCCGAGCGTCGTCACGGACATCGCTCCCGACGCGCCGCTGGTCACCGAGGAGCAGTTCGGGCCCATCGTGCCGATCCTGCCCTTCGACGACGAGGAGGAAGCCGTCCGGCTGGCCAACTCGACCGACTACGGCCTGGCCGCGTCCGTCTGGTCCGCCGACACCGACCGCGCCTGGGCACTGGCCCGCCGCCTGGAGGCCGGGACCGCCTTCGTCAACGTCCACCGCGTAGGCGCCTCGCCGATGTCCGTGCCGTTCGGCGGCATCAAGCACAGCGGCATCGGCCGCACCCACGGCCTGACCTCCGTCCTGGAGTGCATGGAACAGCAGGCCGTGGTCACCTACGACGACCCGTCGCTGCTGCCCGGCACCGACCACTGGAACACCCTGCTGCGCGCCGCGGAAGGAGCCGACGACCATGCCTGA
- a CDS encoding alpha/beta hydrolase, with translation MTTRHEAVIRSTPAEVTPELIQGMWALFARDHRERGYEAPVVVTDESYGTHPRQRLDVHRAFEPPAGAPVLLFAPGGGFVAGDKDTAGFPFYRHIGRWAADRGLVAVTMNYRLAPEHRWPAGAQDVADAVAWVRANIAEHGGDPERIVLVGHSAGAAHVAGYLACHGGTRPRVAAAGLLSGIYDLRELRQNELLRSYYGSDPAELPAREALPGLRDCAIPLLACVAELDPPDFHAQAEAVRDFVSSFVHVTGHNHISEIVALGVDDAPLGEPLLRFIEEYAVRSTA, from the coding sequence GTGACCACCCGTCATGAGGCGGTCATCCGGAGCACGCCCGCCGAGGTGACCCCGGAGCTGATCCAGGGCATGTGGGCATTGTTCGCGCGAGACCACCGGGAACGCGGCTACGAGGCACCGGTGGTCGTCACCGACGAGTCGTACGGCACTCATCCGAGGCAGCGGCTCGACGTCCATCGGGCGTTCGAGCCGCCGGCCGGCGCGCCGGTGCTGCTGTTCGCGCCCGGCGGCGGCTTCGTCGCCGGGGACAAGGACACCGCCGGTTTCCCGTTCTACCGCCATATCGGCCGCTGGGCGGCGGACCGCGGGCTCGTCGCCGTGACCATGAACTACCGGCTCGCCCCGGAGCACCGATGGCCCGCCGGGGCGCAGGACGTCGCCGACGCGGTGGCCTGGGTGCGGGCGAACATCGCGGAGCACGGGGGCGATCCGGAGCGGATCGTGCTCGTCGGGCACTCTGCGGGAGCCGCCCACGTGGCCGGATACCTGGCCTGCCACGGCGGTACGCGACCCCGGGTGGCCGCGGCCGGCCTGCTGTCGGGCATCTACGACCTGCGTGAGCTCCGGCAGAACGAACTGCTGCGCTCCTACTACGGCTCCGATCCCGCGGAACTCCCCGCCCGCGAGGCGCTGCCCGGGCTGCGTGACTGCGCCATCCCGCTGCTGGCCTGTGTGGCCGAGCTCGACCCCCCGGACTTCCATGCCCAGGCCGAGGCGGTACGGGACTTCGTCTCCTCCTTCGTGCACGTCACGGGCCACAACCACATCTCCGAGATCGTCGCCCTCGGCGTCGACGACGCCCCGCTCGGCGAGCCGCTGCTGCGGTTCATCGAGGAATACGCCGTGAGGAGCACCGCATGA
- a CDS encoding carotenoid oxygenase family protein translates to MTSTEPQRPTAGAGSQQPGNQFLKGPFAPVDQEITVHDLKVTGTIPAELNGRLLRVGPNPIDPEDPVTYNWFSGNGMVHGVRLRDGRAEWYRNRFVRDDQVTASRGWPKTPGPEAPAPGPAYVVRQTANTNVLSQGGHTFAFMEGGQLPYELTYELETIARSNFENTWNGAWTGHPHRDATTGELHGVAYRWDWNFAQYVVLDIAGRVRRTVDVPLEGRPIIHDMALSSRYCVFYNGPVQAHPGMLEKGYDFPYAWDFDHRPAWALLPREGSADQVVWCETEPAAVFHILGAFDLPDGRVAVDVCSNERLFHTDPTGPTDTPSRLDRYFLDPATGRCTVRRLDDTPQEMPRLDERLIGVGEHRYGYFSSRAKNADSALLKQDLLRGTSESYTYGPGRFGMEAVFVPRTADSAEDDGWLMTYVSDLANGNAEVLILHSQDLSGGPVARIHIPQRVPLGFHGNWVPDEDLEGK, encoded by the coding sequence ATGACGAGCACCGAACCGCAGCGCCCCACCGCCGGGGCCGGCTCCCAGCAGCCAGGCAACCAGTTCCTGAAGGGGCCGTTCGCCCCGGTTGACCAGGAGATCACCGTTCATGACCTGAAGGTGACGGGCACGATCCCGGCCGAGCTGAACGGCCGCCTGCTGAGGGTCGGCCCCAATCCGATCGACCCCGAGGACCCGGTGACGTACAACTGGTTCTCCGGCAACGGCATGGTGCACGGGGTCCGGCTCCGGGACGGTCGTGCCGAGTGGTACCGCAATCGCTTTGTACGCGACGACCAGGTCACCGCCAGCCGCGGCTGGCCGAAGACCCCCGGCCCGGAGGCCCCCGCCCCGGGCCCGGCCTATGTGGTGCGGCAGACGGCCAACACCAACGTCCTCTCCCAGGGCGGCCACACGTTCGCGTTCATGGAGGGCGGACAGCTCCCCTATGAGCTGACGTACGAGCTGGAGACGATCGCCCGCTCCAACTTCGAGAACACGTGGAACGGCGCCTGGACCGGTCACCCGCACCGCGACGCCACCACCGGCGAACTGCACGGTGTGGCCTACCGCTGGGACTGGAACTTCGCCCAGTACGTGGTGCTGGACATCGCCGGCCGGGTCCGCAGGACGGTGGACGTGCCGCTCGAAGGCCGTCCGATCATCCACGACATGGCGCTCAGCTCGCGCTACTGCGTCTTCTACAACGGCCCCGTCCAGGCCCATCCGGGCATGCTGGAGAAGGGCTACGACTTCCCCTACGCGTGGGACTTCGACCACCGTCCGGCCTGGGCCCTGCTGCCCCGGGAGGGCAGCGCCGACCAGGTCGTGTGGTGCGAGACGGAACCGGCCGCCGTCTTCCACATCCTCGGCGCCTTCGACCTGCCGGACGGACGGGTCGCGGTCGACGTGTGCAGCAACGAGCGTCTCTTCCACACCGACCCCACCGGTCCCACAGACACACCGTCCCGACTGGACCGCTACTTCCTCGACCCGGCCACCGGTCGCTGCACGGTCAGGCGGCTCGACGACACCCCGCAGGAGATGCCCCGCCTGGACGAGCGGCTCATCGGTGTGGGTGAACACCGCTACGGCTACTTCTCCTCGCGCGCCAAAAACGCCGACAGTGCCCTGCTCAAACAGGACCTGCTGCGCGGCACCTCCGAGTCGTACACCTACGGACCCGGCCGCTTCGGCATGGAGGCCGTCTTCGTGCCGCGGACCGCCGACTCGGCGGAGGACGACGGCTGGCTGATGACCTACGTCTCCGACCTCGCCAACGGCAACGCCGAGGTCCTGATCCTGCACTCCCAGGACCTGTCGGGCGGCCCGGTCGCCCGCATCCACATCCCGCAGCGCGTACCGCTGGGCTTCCACGGCAACTGGGTGCCCGACGAGGACCTGGAGGGCAAGTGA